A stretch of DNA from Hoeflea ulvae:
CTGGCGCTGCTGCTTCTGGCTGGCGGCGTACCCATTTTCTTCGTTCTCGGCCTGACGGCGCTGGCGGCGGTGATCTATGCCGATCTGCCGCTCGTGCTCATTGCCCACCGGTTCTACACCGGTCTGAACAATTTCACCCTGATGGCAATCCCGTTCTTCATTCTTGCGGGATTGCTGATGGATGCCGGCGGGCTGTCGCGGCGCATCGTCGATTTCTCGATCGCGCTGATCGGCTGGGTCACGGGTAGCCTCCTCATGGTAGCCATCGTCGCTGCCACAGCATTGGCCGCCATGTCGGGTTCGGGCAGCGCAGATACAGCCGCGGTTTCCGCCGTTCTGCAGCCCGAATTGCGCCGGCGCGGCTACAATGTCGATTTCGCCGCCGCCTTGATTGCCTGTTCGGGCACCTTGGCGCAAATCATTCCGCCGAGCCTCATGCTGGTGCTGATCGGTGTGGTCAACAATCTGTCGATCGGCGCCTTGTTTCTCGCCGGTATCCTGCCGGGGCTTCTGGTCCTGCCGGGTCTCTTCGCCATCGCCTTTCGTCATGCCAGCAAGGGCGGGCCGCAATACCGCGCCAGCCAACCTTTCAGCCTGCGCCTGCTGTTTAGCAGCTTCGTGTCGGCCATGCCTGCCTTTGGCATGGCCGTGGTCATCATGGGCGGCATCCTGGGCGGCGTCTTTACGCCGACAGAGGCGGCGGGAAGCGCGGTGGTCTATGCGCTTTTGGTCGGATTGTTTGTCTATCGCGAACTGACCTGGGATCGTCTGGTCAAGGCCATGGTCAAGGCCAGCGCCTTCACGTCGGGCATCCTGATCCTTGTCGCCGGGGCCACCACGTTCAACTGGTTGATCGCGGATGCGGGTGTTCCCGAGCTGATCAAGCAGTGGTTCGTGGTCAATGTCGGCAGTTTCTGGACCTTCCTGCTGATCGTCAACCTGCTGCTGATGGCCCTCGGCATGGTGATGGAAAGCCTTGCAATCCTGTTGCTGCTCAGCCCCATCCTGCTGCCGATTGCCGTGAGCTATGGAATTGATCCGGTCCATTTCAGCGTCATCATGGTCTTCAACTGCGCCATCGGCATGGTGACGCCGCCTTTGGGCGGGGCCGTGTTCGTTGCCGCCACCATCGCCCAGCGACCTTTCCTGTCGGTGGTCCGGCACGTGGTG
This window harbors:
- a CDS encoding TRAP transporter large permease; this translates as MTSLGGLALLLLAGGVPIFFVLGLTALAAVIYADLPLVLIAHRFYTGLNNFTLMAIPFFILAGLLMDAGGLSRRIVDFSIALIGWVTGSLLMVAIVAATALAAMSGSGSADTAAVSAVLQPELRRRGYNVDFAAALIACSGTLAQIIPPSLMLVLIGVVNNLSIGALFLAGILPGLLVLPGLFAIAFRHASKGGPQYRASQPFSLRLLFSSFVSAMPAFGMAVVIMGGILGGVFTPTEAAGSAVVYALLVGLFVYRELTWDRLVKAMVKASAFTSGILILVAGATTFNWLIADAGVPELIKQWFVVNVGSFWTFLLIVNLLLMALGMVMESLAILLLLSPILLPIAVSYGIDPVHFSVIMVFNCAIGMVTPPLGGAVFVAATIAQRPFLSVVRHVVQPWAWMTFVLLVVSFLPVITLILPRLAGYLD